The Halobacterium sp. CBA1132 genome has a segment encoding these proteins:
- the gnd gene encoding phosphogluconate dehydrogenase (NAD(+)-dependent, decarboxylating) has translation MELGVIGLGRMGRIVVDRCLDAGHDVVAFDIDPDAREDAADAGATPAESIPDLAAALGDEKRIWLMVPAGDPVDAALDELAPELDSGDVVVDGGNSHFEDSTRRADEHEFAYLDCGTSGGPAGAELGFSLMVGGPEWAYDELTPVFDAVATGPDGHDRMGPAGSGHYVKMVHNGVEYALMQAYGEGFELLHEGRYDLDLEAVSKTWNNGAVIRSWLLELCEEAFREEGNDLGDVADHVAGGSTGTWTVQESLEQEVPLPIIYQALAERFDSRASSDGEGRFARRLANRLRYGFGRHEVARKE, from the coding sequence ATGGAACTCGGCGTTATCGGTCTCGGCCGCATGGGACGCATCGTCGTCGACCGGTGTCTGGACGCGGGCCACGACGTAGTCGCGTTCGACATCGACCCCGACGCCCGCGAGGACGCCGCCGACGCCGGCGCGACGCCCGCGGAATCGATTCCCGACCTTGCGGCCGCGCTCGGCGACGAGAAGCGCATCTGGCTGATGGTGCCCGCCGGCGACCCAGTCGACGCCGCGCTCGACGAACTCGCGCCCGAACTCGATAGCGGCGACGTGGTCGTGGACGGCGGGAACAGCCACTTCGAGGACTCGACGCGGCGCGCCGACGAACACGAGTTCGCGTACCTCGACTGCGGCACTTCGGGCGGCCCCGCGGGCGCGGAACTCGGCTTCTCGCTGATGGTCGGCGGCCCCGAGTGGGCGTACGACGAACTCACGCCCGTCTTCGACGCCGTCGCGACCGGCCCGGACGGTCACGACCGCATGGGGCCCGCGGGCTCGGGTCACTACGTGAAGATGGTCCACAACGGCGTCGAGTACGCGCTCATGCAGGCGTACGGCGAGGGCTTCGAACTCCTCCACGAGGGCCGCTACGACCTCGACCTCGAAGCCGTCTCGAAGACGTGGAACAACGGCGCCGTCATCCGCTCGTGGCTGCTCGAACTCTGCGAGGAGGCGTTCCGCGAGGAGGGCAACGACCTCGGGGACGTCGCTGACCACGTCGCCGGCGGCTCTACGGGCACGTGGACGGTCCAAGAGAGCCTCGAACAGGAAGTCCCGCTCCCCATCATCTATCAGGCGCTCGCGGAGCGCTTCGACTCCCGCGCCAGCAGCGACGGCGAGGGACGGTTCGCGCGGCGGCTGGCGAACCGGCTGCGGTACGGGTTCGGGCGACACGAGGTCGCTCGGAAGGAGTGA
- a CDS encoding ABC transporter ATP-binding protein → MSLEETTAERADPAGEADEAGEDTPSALFGDDLEVTYATADEPVVTCDRVDIPEGEVTAFVGPNGSGKSTLLKALSNHLDREAGAVVLDGKDIQEYGQKELARELGLLSQENTSPGSITVEDLVYHGRYPHRGFFDSVTDEDREAVERAIDLAGVDHLREREVGGLSGGQKQLAWIAMVLAQEPDVLLLDEPTTYLDLHHQLRVMETIERLNEEDGVTVGVVLHDIAQAARRADYLVALEDGEVYDWGPPVDVLTEELLSDVFSVDAAISYTPDPQIIPKGSLD, encoded by the coding sequence GTGTCGCTCGAAGAGACCACCGCCGAGCGCGCGGACCCGGCGGGCGAGGCCGACGAGGCCGGCGAGGACACTCCCTCGGCGCTGTTCGGCGACGACCTCGAAGTGACGTACGCGACCGCCGACGAACCGGTCGTGACCTGCGACCGCGTCGACATCCCGGAGGGCGAGGTGACGGCGTTCGTTGGGCCGAACGGCAGCGGGAAGTCCACGCTGCTGAAGGCGCTGTCGAACCACCTCGACCGCGAGGCGGGCGCGGTGGTGCTCGACGGGAAGGACATCCAAGAGTACGGGCAGAAGGAACTCGCGCGCGAACTGGGCTTGCTCTCGCAGGAGAACACCTCCCCGGGCTCGATTACGGTCGAGGACCTCGTCTACCACGGCCGCTACCCCCACCGCGGGTTCTTCGACTCCGTGACCGACGAGGACCGGGAGGCCGTCGAGCGCGCCATCGACCTCGCGGGCGTCGACCACCTCCGCGAGCGCGAGGTCGGCGGGCTCAGCGGCGGGCAGAAGCAGTTGGCGTGGATCGCGATGGTGCTCGCCCAAGAGCCGGACGTGTTGTTGCTGGACGAACCGACGACGTACCTCGACCTCCACCACCAACTGCGCGTGATGGAGACCATCGAACGCCTCAACGAGGAGGACGGCGTCACGGTCGGCGTGGTCCTGCACGACATCGCGCAGGCCGCCCGGCGCGCGGACTACCTCGTCGCGCTCGAAGACGGCGAGGTCTACGACTGGGGGCCGCCGGTGGACGTGTTGACCGAGGAACTGCTCTCGGACGTCTTCAGCGTAGACGCCGCCATCTCGTACACGCCCGACCCCCAGATTATCCCGAAGGGGTCACTGGACTGA
- a CDS encoding TIGR02391 family protein, with amino-acid sequence MIPDRLETHLESVNYEPDWNHRVTLHITAFMSHSGDFSPNTIIFNCDPLGSNYSRVVLEAEFEDRSQFGEIREFLVHHLKQDDQIHRSLELSLNNGVKTTTSHNGTVNRSEGLDELTIEANHERISFGPLGTMSPDIYYYEERDDSGDEDRRNAEELLAFFDEIRSSSEAELDSVPLHDGELVERCLPLFEQENYHECTRLAGQILEERVREIAPESLSDYGGSKLFREAFAPDNGEVQIASDSGEQSGIMAMFQGVYKGIRNPLSHRTPDPEGEEYLDGLDATQAMNILHIVDYLLTTLDRNIPSK; translated from the coding sequence ATGATACCTGATCGACTGGAGACTCATCTTGAGTCGGTAAACTACGAACCGGATTGGAACCACAGAGTAACATTACATATCACGGCGTTCATGTCCCACTCTGGTGATTTTTCGCCAAACACGATAATCTTCAATTGCGATCCCTTAGGCAGTAATTATTCTAGGGTTGTTCTGGAGGCAGAGTTCGAAGACCGATCTCAGTTCGGGGAAATTCGAGAATTCCTCGTTCATCACCTAAAGCAAGATGATCAGATTCACCGATCTCTTGAACTATCACTCAATAATGGGGTCAAAACTACTACGTCTCACAACGGGACTGTGAACAGGTCAGAAGGACTGGATGAACTCACAATTGAGGCTAATCATGAGAGGATTTCGTTTGGACCGTTAGGAACTATGTCTCCGGATATTTACTACTACGAGGAACGGGATGATTCCGGAGACGAGGATCGTCGGAACGCTGAGGAGCTGTTGGCATTTTTTGATGAAATTCGGTCATCTTCTGAAGCGGAATTAGATTCTGTACCGCTTCATGATGGAGAACTTGTCGAGCGCTGCTTGCCTCTATTTGAGCAAGAGAATTATCACGAGTGTACGCGACTCGCCGGACAGATATTGGAAGAACGCGTACGTGAAATCGCACCCGAGTCGCTTTCTGACTACGGAGGAAGTAAGCTCTTCAGGGAGGCATTTGCCCCGGATAATGGCGAAGTTCAAATTGCTTCAGACTCTGGTGAGCAGTCAGGGATAATGGCCATGTTTCAAGGAGTGTATAAAGGAATACGTAATCCTCTGAGTCATCGAACACCTGACCCAGAGGGTGAGGAATATCTTGATGGGTTAGATGCAACACAGGCGATGAATATCTTACACATAGTCGATTATCTTCTCACTACGCTCGACCGGAACATCCCCTCCAAGTAA
- a CDS encoding DJ-1/PfpI family protein produces the protein MDVAILLYEGFDELDAVAPYEVFRTAADFGADVDASLRTLVPSERVTASHGLRVEPDDVLLGTPDLVLVPGGGWNSVAPEGRRGGDGTAVGARDDAGARAEVQDGTLPERLATLHDGGATIATVCTGALIAAEGGLLEGRPATTHESAKDDLADYGVDVRDDRYVDDGTMLTAGGVTSGIDLALHLLERECSPGVAEQVAEEIEYENNY, from the coding sequence ATGGACGTCGCGATACTGCTGTACGAGGGGTTCGACGAGCTAGACGCCGTCGCCCCCTACGAGGTGTTCCGAACGGCCGCCGACTTCGGCGCGGACGTGGACGCGAGCCTGCGGACGCTCGTGCCGAGCGAGCGCGTGACTGCGAGCCACGGCCTCCGCGTCGAACCCGACGACGTGCTCCTCGGCACGCCCGACCTCGTGCTCGTTCCCGGTGGCGGGTGGAACAGCGTTGCGCCGGAGGGGCGACGAGGCGGAGACGGCACCGCCGTCGGAGCGCGTGACGACGCGGGCGCTCGGGCGGAAGTCCAGGACGGCACGCTCCCCGAACGCCTCGCCACGCTCCACGATGGCGGCGCGACCATCGCCACGGTCTGCACTGGCGCACTCATCGCGGCGGAAGGCGGCCTGCTGGAAGGGCGGCCCGCGACCACGCACGAATCCGCGAAGGACGACCTCGCCGACTACGGCGTCGACGTGCGCGACGACCGCTACGTCGACGACGGCACGATGCTCACGGCGGGCGGCGTCACCTCCGGCATCGACCTCGCGCTCCACCTCCTCGAACGCGAATGCTCGCCCGGCGTCGCCGAACAGGTCGCCGAAGAAATCGAGTACGAGAACAACTACTGA
- a CDS encoding iron ABC transporter permease, which yields MSVGDAEGLRDGIDRSLVAVVAASIVVVAVGAVVQVRYGSYSMSLEQALRALFDTDVLYDPRWLLKFVVGESLMRTITGFQGELPELATSTVVVWTIRLPRVVAAIVVGASLAVSGAIFQAVTRNELASPYILGVSSGAGLAILLTLVVFSGLNAYLPIIAALGGAGAFVLVYAIAWQNGTSPVRLVLAGVIVSTVFTSLQQGMFYFADSLGVVQSAIAWTTGSLTGVEWRHIRPALPWAVGSVVLSLVSARQLNVLALGEQTARSLGMSVERTRFLLAGVAVLAAASSIAIAGIVGFVGLLIPHVVRNIVGSDYKQLMVGCLFAGPALMVAADVIARLALPVGQVPVGIVTGVVGGPYFLYLMRRQQDVGEL from the coding sequence ATGTCCGTAGGCGACGCCGAAGGCCTCCGCGACGGAATCGACCGCTCGCTGGTCGCTGTCGTCGCCGCGAGCATCGTCGTCGTGGCCGTCGGCGCCGTCGTGCAGGTCCGGTACGGCTCGTACTCGATGAGCCTCGAACAGGCGCTGAGAGCGCTGTTCGACACCGACGTGCTCTACGACCCGCGGTGGCTGCTGAAGTTCGTCGTCGGCGAGTCGCTGATGCGGACGATTACGGGCTTTCAGGGCGAACTCCCGGAACTGGCGACCAGCACCGTCGTCGTCTGGACCATCCGGCTGCCCCGCGTGGTCGCCGCAATCGTCGTCGGCGCGAGCCTCGCGGTGTCCGGCGCCATCTTCCAAGCGGTCACGCGCAACGAACTCGCCAGCCCCTACATCCTCGGCGTGTCCTCCGGCGCCGGTCTCGCCATCCTCCTGACGCTCGTCGTGTTCAGCGGGCTGAACGCCTACCTCCCCATCATCGCCGCGCTCGGCGGCGCGGGCGCGTTCGTGCTCGTGTACGCCATCGCGTGGCAGAACGGCACGAGCCCGGTGCGCCTCGTGCTCGCGGGCGTCATCGTCAGCACCGTCTTCACCTCCCTCCAGCAGGGGATGTTCTACTTCGCGGACAGCCTCGGCGTCGTCCAGAGTGCCATCGCGTGGACCACGGGGTCGCTGACTGGCGTCGAGTGGCGCCACATCCGGCCCGCGCTCCCGTGGGCGGTCGGCTCGGTCGTGCTCTCGCTGGTGAGCGCGCGCCAACTGAACGTGCTCGCGCTCGGCGAACAGACCGCGCGCTCGCTCGGCATGTCCGTCGAACGGACCCGATTCCTGCTCGCGGGCGTCGCCGTGCTCGCGGCCGCTTCGAGCATCGCCATCGCGGGCATCGTCGGCTTCGTCGGCCTGCTCATCCCGCACGTCGTCCGGAACATCGTCGGCAGCGACTACAAGCAGTTGATGGTCGGCTGTCTGTTCGCCGGTCCCGCGCTGATGGTCGCCGCGGACGTCATCGCGCGCCTCGCGCTCCCCGTCGGCCAAGTCCCGGTGGGCATCGTCACCGGCGTCGTCGGCGGCCCGTACTTCCTCTATCTGATGCGGCGCCAGCAGGACGTCGGCGAACTGTAG
- a CDS encoding MATE family efflux transporter, with protein MIRLAWPMVVIQLLQVMYNLADTFWLGRLSGHAVAAISLAFPLVFFLISVGGGFTTAGSILVAQFTGADSEGSAGKVAAQTMGFVVTIATVLGIVGHFVTRDMLGLLPAQAETAAVVVPLAGDYMEVFFLGMPALFGFFVFSALMRGYGNTRTPMLVMFVSVAINVFLDPFLIFGWWVFPEMGIAGAAVATIFARLVAAVIGVYVLFFTDAGPAISLSQFAPDFSMISRIVRVGTPSAAEQSTSALAMITLTAMVASFPPAVVGAFGLGNRLISLVFLPAMGLGRATNTMVGQNLGAKQTERAERAVWLAAKFAAGVLFVIAIAAAVFPRPIVAVFLSPGAENAAAIIDYGSTYVRIRAIEFVFVGIVQVLLGAFRGAGNTKTAMVISMVTLWLGRVLTVYLFAFALDWGATGIWVGMAFGNVTGAIVAAAWFTRGTWKRTLVDADDTEAA; from the coding sequence ATGATTCGGCTCGCGTGGCCGATGGTTGTCATCCAACTCCTCCAGGTGATGTACAACCTCGCGGACACGTTCTGGCTGGGTCGGCTGTCCGGGCACGCCGTCGCCGCCATCAGCCTCGCGTTCCCGCTCGTGTTCTTCCTCATCTCCGTCGGCGGCGGGTTCACCACCGCCGGATCGATTCTCGTCGCGCAGTTCACCGGCGCCGACAGCGAGGGCTCAGCGGGGAAGGTCGCCGCGCAGACGATGGGGTTCGTCGTCACCATCGCGACGGTCCTCGGCATCGTCGGCCACTTCGTCACGCGGGACATGCTCGGGCTGCTGCCCGCACAGGCCGAGACTGCCGCCGTCGTCGTGCCGCTGGCCGGCGACTACATGGAGGTGTTCTTCCTCGGGATGCCCGCGCTGTTCGGCTTCTTCGTGTTCTCCGCGCTGATGCGCGGCTACGGCAACACCCGCACGCCGATGCTCGTGATGTTCGTCAGCGTCGCCATCAACGTCTTCCTCGACCCGTTCCTCATCTTCGGGTGGTGGGTGTTCCCCGAGATGGGCATCGCGGGCGCCGCCGTCGCCACCATCTTCGCGCGCCTCGTCGCCGCCGTCATCGGCGTCTACGTGCTCTTCTTCACGGACGCCGGCCCCGCAATCTCGCTGTCGCAGTTCGCGCCGGACTTCTCGATGATTTCGCGCATCGTCCGCGTCGGCACGCCCAGCGCCGCCGAGCAGTCCACGAGCGCGCTCGCGATGATCACGCTCACCGCGATGGTGGCGTCGTTCCCGCCCGCCGTCGTCGGCGCGTTCGGCCTCGGTAACCGCCTCATCTCGCTCGTGTTCCTGCCCGCGATGGGGCTCGGTCGCGCCACCAACACGATGGTCGGACAGAACCTCGGCGCCAAGCAGACCGAGCGCGCCGAACGCGCCGTCTGGCTCGCCGCGAAGTTCGCGGCGGGCGTGCTGTTCGTCATCGCCATCGCCGCCGCCGTCTTCCCCCGCCCCATCGTCGCCGTGTTCCTCAGCCCCGGCGCCGAGAACGCCGCCGCCATCATCGACTACGGGTCGACGTACGTCCGCATCCGGGCCATCGAGTTCGTTTTCGTCGGCATCGTCCAAGTCCTCCTGGGGGCGTTCCGCGGCGCCGGCAACACGAAGACCGCGATGGTGATTTCGATGGTGACGCTGTGGCTCGGCCGCGTCCTCACGGTCTACCTGTTCGCGTTCGCGCTCGACTGGGGCGCCACCGGCATCTGGGTCGGGATGGCGTTCGGGAACGTCACCGGCGCCATCGTCGCCGCCGCGTGGTTCACGCGCGGCACGTGGAAGCGCACGCTCGTCGACGCCGACGACACCGAGGCCGCCTGA
- a CDS encoding 2Fe-2S iron-sulfur cluster-binding protein has product MVNTLGLALGLGMALTLVGLHFLKGTAKPVPEDIASEVLEQRASTVPETDFPEPYNRSIGGGGGAGAVAGGAAEGELEEEGEEEEGFDPESIPEDEVEYYEIEFVKEGETIEVANNESILDAGEEEGWDLPYACRQGQCLSCGGRVASGDDSHDFIQHTNNETLSDDEMEKGYMLTCTAHPTASFSLETDETP; this is encoded by the coding sequence ATGGTGAACACACTGGGGCTGGCGCTCGGTCTCGGGATGGCGCTCACGCTCGTCGGGCTCCACTTCCTGAAGGGCACCGCGAAGCCCGTCCCCGAGGACATCGCCAGCGAGGTCCTCGAACAGCGCGCGTCGACGGTTCCGGAGACTGACTTCCCGGAGCCGTACAACCGCTCCATCGGCGGTGGTGGCGGCGCCGGCGCGGTCGCGGGCGGCGCCGCGGAAGGCGAACTCGAGGAGGAGGGCGAGGAAGAGGAAGGCTTCGACCCCGAATCCATCCCGGAGGACGAAGTCGAGTACTACGAGATCGAGTTCGTCAAGGAGGGCGAGACCATCGAGGTCGCGAACAACGAGAGCATCCTCGACGCCGGCGAAGAGGAGGGCTGGGACCTCCCGTACGCCTGCCGTCAGGGTCAGTGTCTGTCGTGTGGTGGCCGCGTCGCCAGCGGCGACGACTCCCACGACTTCATCCAGCACACGAACAACGAGACGCTCAGCGACGACGAGATGGAGAAGGGGTACATGCTGACGTGTACCGCCCACCCGACCGCGTCCTTCTCCTTGGAGACGGACGAGACGCCGTAG